The genomic DNA CGATCGCCACGGCAATGTCGTCGTCCAGTGCGCGCAGAATGTCGCGGCTGGGGCTCAGGCGCGCGCTCCAATCCAGATCGGTCGAGCTGCGAAGCGCGAACGCGGGCGCCACAATCGCACCGCTCGCGGCAACGGCCGCCAGTGGTCGAACCTCTGGAGCGGGAGCTGTCGACGGACGAGATGAGCCGGAACCGCCGCAGGCCGACGCGACAACACAGAGAAGAACAATTGAAGAGCGTACCGCCGATGGCATTCGAGAGTCGGGGAATGGCTTGTGTCATATCGTGCGCGACCTGAGACAAGGTAATTGGTGTGGTCGGCAGTTGGTGGTTGGTGGTTGGGCGGGAGCGCGCGCAACGCGCGCGCGACTCCATACAAGCTGCTCGCGAGCGCAGGCGAGCGAGCAGCCCGATGGTCAACCCGCTCGTCGGGTTGACCATCGGGTTGACCGTTGGTTTGCGCCCCGGCATCTTGCCCACGCTGGACCACTCATCCCGGAGTCCACCGCTCATGTCCAAGGTTGTTTCCGTGATCGTCTGGATCGCGATTGCGATCGCTGGTGCCGGAGCGATTGGTTGGCTTGCGTTGTCGCACGGCGAGACGATCAATGCGGCGTGGCTGCTCATCGCTGCGGTGTGCAGCTATCTCGTCGCCTATCGCTTCTACAGCAAAATGATCGCGTCGAAGATCTTCGCACTCGACGCGAACCGCGCGACACCGGCCGAACTGCTCAACGATGGACGCGACTACGTCCCGACGAATCGATGGATCGTTTTCGGTCATCACTTCGCGGCGATCGCCGGGCCCGGACCTCTCGTCGGTCCAACACTGGCCGCACAATTCGGCTTTCTTCCGGGCGCGATCTGGATCATCGTCGGCGTCGTCCTGGGAGGAGCGGTTCAGGACTTCGTCATTCTCGCCTCGTCCGTGCGACGAAACGGCAAGACACTTGGGCAGATGGCGAAGGAGGAGATCGGTCCGGTCGGCGGATATACGGCGCTCGTTGCCGTGCTCGGCATCATGGTGGTCCTCATTGCCGTCCTCGGCCTCGTCGTGGTCAATGCGCTGCGCTCGAGTCCGTGGGGAACGGTCACGATTGCGCTCACGATTCCGATCGCAATCGTGATGGGCATCTACCTTCGCTGGATTCGCCCCGGACGCGTGCTCGAGGCGAGCGCCATTGGATTGGTGCTGCTCGTCGGTGCGCTGTATGCGGGTCGAGCGGCCGCGGAGAGCGCGACGCTCGCACCGATGTTCACGCTCGGCGGCGTGACGCTCGCGATCTCCGTGATGATTTATGGATTCGCGGCGTCGGTGCTTCCCGTGTGGCTCCTGCTCGCGCCGCGTGATTACCTGTCCGCGTTCGTGAAGATCGGCGTCGTCGTCGCACTTGCGCTTGGCATCGCGTTCGTGCTGCCGCCGCTGCACATGCCCGCGTTGACACAATTCACCGATGGCACAGGACCCGTCTTCGCCGGCAAGGTCTTTCCGTTCGCCTTCATAACGATTGCGTGCGGTGCCGTCTCCGGTTTTCATGCGTTGATCGCGTCGGGGACGACGCCGAAGCTCCTCGAGCGAGAGACCGACGCGCGCATGGTCGGCTACGGCGGAATGCTCATCGAGTCTCTCGTCGCCATCATGGCGCTGATTGCCGCGTGCGTACTCACGCCGGGCGTGTACTTCGCGATCAACGCGCCTGCGAGCGCCATCGGCACCACCGCGGCGAGTGCGGCTGCAGCGGTTCAACACTGGGGTTTCACGTTGAATCCGGCGGAGATGACGCAACTCGCCCAACAGGTCGGCGAGAAGTCGTTGCTCTCGCGCACTGGTGGCGCGCCCAGTCTCGCCGTTGGCATGGCGCATCTTTTTTCGCGCGCGCTCGGCGGCGGTGGCGCGATGGCACTCTGGTATCACTTCGCGATCATGTTCGAGGCGCTGTTCATCCTGACGACGCTGGATGCGGGGACGCGCGTCGGCCGTTTCATGCTCCAGGACCTCGGGAAGCATGTGTGGGCGCCGTTAGGCCACGTGTCGTGGTATCCGGCGGTGTTGATCACGAGCGCGATCTTTGTCGCGATGTGGGGTCACTTCCTCTACCAGGGCGTCATCGATCCCCTGGGAGGGATCAACTCGCTCTGGCCGCTCTTCGGTATCTCGAACCAGCTCCTGGCCGCCGTCGCACTCTGCGTCGGGACAACGGTGATCATCAAGATGGGTCGCGCGCGTTATGCGCCGGTCACTCTCGCACCGCTCGCGTGGCTCGTCGTCGTGACGATGAGTGCAGGTTGGGCGAAGATCTTCTCGGCCGATCCAAGGCTCGGCTTCATCTCTCACGCCGCGCTGCTGCGTGCCGCGGCCGCTTCGGCAACGCTGCCGGCTGGAGTGAAATCGGCGGGCGACGCCTTGCGCATGGCATTCAACGACTACCTCGATGCTGCGGTGGCTGCGTTCTTCATGATCTCTGTCGTCGTGGTTCTCGCCGACAGCCTGCGCGAATGGTCGGCGGTGCTCCGTGGGCGCAAACCCGCGACGTCGACCGAAGCACCATTCCGGGCGCGTGTCGCCGTCGCCGGAGACTGATATGTGGCGAAAAGTATCGAACTCGCTCGTTCGCGCCGGTGCTGTCGTTAGGCGCATCATCGGTGCACCGGATTACGATACGTATCTCGCCCACATGCGCGAGCGACATCCCGATCTCACGCCGATGAGCCGAGACCGCTTCATGGCGGCGCAGCTGCAGGCGCGATTCGACAAGCCGGGAGCTCGATGTTGCTGAACGGGGCAGAGAGTAGAGGGTAGAGGGTAGAGGGTTGCGGCGACCGCGTGAAAGGACCCTCTGCCCGCAACCCTCTACCCTCTACCCTCTACCCTCTACCCTCTACCCTCTGCGCTGCGCCAATCACCGCGATGCCCATCGCCGCGGCCAGCGCCAAGGAGGCGCCGAAGTCGAACGCCTGCCGCGAGCCCAGCCTGTCCCACAGCGCACCGAAAATGATCGACG from Gemmatimonadaceae bacterium includes the following:
- a CDS encoding carbon starvation CstA family protein, whose product is MSKVVSVIVWIAIAIAGAGAIGWLALSHGETINAAWLLIAAVCSYLVAYRFYSKMIASKIFALDANRATPAELLNDGRDYVPTNRWIVFGHHFAAIAGPGPLVGPTLAAQFGFLPGAIWIIVGVVLGGAVQDFVILASSVRRNGKTLGQMAKEEIGPVGGYTALVAVLGIMVVLIAVLGLVVVNALRSSPWGTVTIALTIPIAIVMGIYLRWIRPGRVLEASAIGLVLLVGALYAGRAAAESATLAPMFTLGGVTLAISVMIYGFAASVLPVWLLLAPRDYLSAFVKIGVVVALALGIAFVLPPLHMPALTQFTDGTGPVFAGKVFPFAFITIACGAVSGFHALIASGTTPKLLERETDARMVGYGGMLIESLVAIMALIAACVLTPGVYFAINAPASAIGTTAASAAAAVQHWGFTLNPAEMTQLAQQVGEKSLLSRTGGAPSLAVGMAHLFSRALGGGGAMALWYHFAIMFEALFILTTLDAGTRVGRFMLQDLGKHVWAPLGHVSWYPAVLITSAIFVAMWGHFLYQGVIDPLGGINSLWPLFGISNQLLAAVALCVGTTVIIKMGRARYAPVTLAPLAWLVVVTMSAGWAKIFSADPRLGFISHAALLRAAAASATLPAGVKSAGDALRMAFNDYLDAAVAAFFMISVVVVLADSLREWSAVLRGRKPATSTEAPFRARVAVAGD
- a CDS encoding YbdD/YjiX family protein, with amino-acid sequence MWRKVSNSLVRAGAVVRRIIGAPDYDTYLAHMRERHPDLTPMSRDRFMAAQLQARFDKPGARCC